Proteins from a genomic interval of Bifidobacterium longum subsp. infantis ATCC 15697 = JCM 1222 = DSM 20088:
- a CDS encoding HIT family protein, which yields MADVRVDDPADFPPQEDTVERLWTPQRMTYVLRNSEDRPTKPKSKECPFCAGPKKSDEDGLIAWRGTHVFAIMNLYPYNVGHLMICPYRHVGFITELDDAELFEFEKATTLAMKVMETVSHPDGYNIGINQGEVAGAGVAAHLHQHVVPRWNGDANFMPIVAQTRTMPILLSDQRDAYAKAFAQLASDYHLPLV from the coding sequence ATGGCTGACGTGCGTGTCGATGATCCGGCGGACTTCCCGCCTCAGGAAGACACGGTCGAACGACTGTGGACCCCGCAGCGCATGACCTATGTGCTGCGCAACAGCGAGGATCGTCCGACCAAACCCAAGTCGAAGGAATGTCCGTTCTGCGCCGGACCGAAGAAGTCCGACGAAGACGGCCTCATCGCCTGGCGCGGCACGCACGTGTTCGCCATCATGAACCTCTACCCGTATAACGTCGGGCATCTCATGATTTGCCCGTACCGTCACGTCGGATTCATCACCGAACTTGACGACGCCGAATTGTTCGAGTTCGAGAAGGCCACCACCCTCGCCATGAAGGTGATGGAGACCGTCTCCCATCCGGACGGATACAATATCGGCATCAATCAGGGCGAGGTAGCGGGCGCGGGGGTCGCGGCCCATCTGCATCAGCATGTGGTGCCGCGCTGGAACGGTGACGCGAACTTCATGCCCATCGTCGCCCAAACGCGCACCATGCCGATTCTGCTGTCCGATCAGCGGGATGCGTATGCCAAAGCGTTTGCACAGCTGGCTTCCGACTACCATCTGCCGCTCGTCTGA
- the sucD gene encoding succinate--CoA ligase subunit alpha — MLFIEDGAPVIVQGMTGHQGMTHTARMLNAGTNIVGGVNPRKAGMHVTFPGAQGGADADIPVFATCADAREATGAKASVVFVPPKFAKSAVVEAVEAGIELIVVITEGIPVADSSYFVELALTRGVRIIGPNCPGLITLGNPGVNLGIIPDGIVGRGPLGLVSKSGTLTYQLMGELSDIGFTGCLGAGGDPIVGTTLLEALQAFEADPDTKAVMMIGEIGGFAEQDAAAWAKEHMTKPVVAYIAGFTAPEGKQMGHAGAIVSGGKGTAQDKKNALEAAGIPVGKTPGQAAEIMRDILAKADID, encoded by the coding sequence ATGCTGTTCATCGAAGACGGCGCTCCGGTCATCGTCCAGGGCATGACCGGCCATCAGGGCATGACCCATACGGCGCGCATGCTCAATGCCGGCACCAATATCGTCGGCGGCGTGAATCCGCGCAAGGCCGGGATGCACGTCACCTTCCCCGGTGCCCAAGGTGGCGCCGACGCCGATATCCCCGTGTTCGCCACCTGCGCCGACGCCCGTGAAGCCACCGGCGCCAAGGCCAGCGTGGTGTTCGTGCCGCCGAAGTTCGCCAAGTCCGCCGTGGTCGAAGCAGTCGAAGCCGGCATCGAACTCATCGTGGTTATCACCGAAGGCATTCCAGTAGCCGATTCCTCGTATTTCGTCGAACTCGCGCTCACCAGGGGCGTGCGCATCATCGGACCGAATTGCCCCGGCCTCATCACCCTCGGTAACCCAGGCGTCAACCTGGGCATCATCCCCGACGGCATCGTCGGCCGCGGCCCGCTCGGACTGGTCTCCAAATCCGGCACCCTCACCTACCAGCTCATGGGCGAATTGTCCGATATCGGCTTCACCGGATGTCTCGGCGCCGGCGGCGATCCGATCGTCGGCACGACGCTGCTGGAAGCCCTGCAGGCATTCGAAGCCGACCCCGACACCAAGGCTGTCATGATGATCGGCGAAATCGGCGGCTTCGCCGAACAGGACGCCGCCGCATGGGCCAAGGAGCACATGACCAAGCCGGTCGTCGCCTACATCGCCGGTTTCACCGCCCCCGAAGGCAAGCAGATGGGCCACGCCGGCGCCATCGTCTCCGGTGGCAAGGGCACCGCCCAGGACAAGAAGAACGCACTCGAAGCGGCGGGTATCCCCGTGGGCAAGACCCCGGGCCAGGCCGCCGAAATCATGCGCGACATACTCGCCAAGGCCGACATCGACTGA
- a CDS encoding YebC/PmpR family DNA-binding transcriptional regulator, with amino-acid sequence MSGHSKWATTKHKKAAIDAKRGKLFAKLIKNIEIAARLGGGDPDGNPSLYDAIYKAKKASMPADNIARAVKRGAGDEDGAANYEDIVYEGYAPAGVGLIIECLTDNRNRAAAEVRSTLTKGNGSLATSGSVSFNFERKGQIVVPSEGVDFDKLFETAAEAGAEDVTDDDEVYTVITGPSDLFTVRKALQDAGFDYDSADQVMQPKNEVELSLEDARKVSKLIDNLDDLDDVQNIYSNWTASDEVMAQLDEE; translated from the coding sequence ATGTCAGGTCATTCCAAGTGGGCGACCACCAAGCACAAGAAGGCCGCCATCGACGCCAAGCGCGGCAAGCTCTTCGCCAAGCTCATCAAGAACATCGAAATCGCCGCCCGCCTCGGCGGTGGCGACCCAGACGGCAACCCGTCCCTGTACGACGCCATCTACAAGGCCAAGAAGGCTTCCATGCCGGCCGACAACATCGCCCGTGCCGTCAAGCGTGGTGCCGGTGACGAAGACGGTGCCGCCAACTACGAGGACATCGTCTACGAGGGCTACGCTCCCGCTGGCGTGGGCCTCATCATCGAGTGCCTGACCGACAACCGCAACCGTGCGGCCGCCGAAGTGCGTTCCACCCTGACCAAGGGCAACGGCTCCCTGGCCACCTCCGGCTCCGTGTCCTTCAACTTTGAGCGCAAGGGCCAGATCGTGGTTCCGTCCGAAGGCGTGGACTTCGACAAGCTGTTCGAGACCGCAGCCGAGGCTGGCGCCGAGGATGTCACCGATGACGATGAGGTCTACACCGTCATCACCGGCCCGTCCGATCTGTTCACCGTGCGCAAGGCTCTGCAGGACGCCGGTTTCGACTACGATTCCGCCGACCAGGTCATGCAGCCGAAGAACGAGGTCGAGCTGAGCCTCGAAGACGCCCGCAAGGTGTCCAAGCTCATCGACAACCTCGATGATCTCGACGATGTGCAGAACATCTACTCCAACTGGACCGCCTCCGACGAGGTGATGGCCCAGCTCGACGAGGAGTAA
- the ruvA gene encoding Holliday junction branch migration protein RuvA has translation MIGMLTGRVESVETDTALIDVGGVGYETRMPATDLGRLHAGQDACVFTYLNLSQDSVTLYGFLDRDSKRVFLQLIKVSGIGPKVAQSLLGTMTPSQLARAIADNDAAALAKAPGLGRKGAQKIILELKGSVDLNQSDDASAGNAPYQPTVDAGVEQVVEGLVSLGWRQQDAQRAVNEACAENDVPMPLASDDAPRVLRLALARMDRGR, from the coding sequence ATGATTGGCATGCTGACCGGGCGGGTGGAATCGGTTGAAACCGACACCGCATTGATCGACGTCGGGGGAGTGGGCTATGAGACGCGCATGCCCGCCACCGACTTGGGCCGCCTGCACGCCGGCCAGGACGCCTGCGTCTTCACGTATCTGAACCTCTCGCAGGATTCTGTCACACTGTACGGGTTCCTCGACCGGGACTCCAAGAGAGTGTTCCTGCAGCTCATCAAGGTCTCCGGCATAGGACCGAAGGTGGCGCAGTCGCTGCTGGGCACGATGACCCCAAGCCAGCTGGCCCGCGCCATCGCCGACAATGACGCCGCCGCACTGGCCAAGGCGCCGGGATTGGGCAGGAAGGGCGCGCAGAAGATCATCCTGGAGCTCAAGGGATCCGTCGATCTGAACCAGTCCGATGACGCGTCGGCCGGCAACGCTCCATACCAGCCGACCGTCGACGCCGGCGTGGAGCAGGTCGTGGAGGGGCTGGTCTCTCTTGGCTGGCGTCAGCAGGACGCTCAGCGGGCCGTCAACGAAGCCTGCGCAGAGAACGATGTTCCCATGCCGCTGGCCTCCGACGATGCGCCGCGTGTGCTGCGGCTCGCCTTGGCCCGTATGGATAGGGGGCGCTGA
- the ruvC gene encoding crossover junction endodeoxyribonuclease RuvC produces MIILGVDPGLTRCGVGVIEAGEHRRLSFIHVDVVRSSPDITQDLRLLAIYNGLSEKMDRFAPDAVSIERVFAQSNRNTVLGTAQAAGLAMLAAAQRGIPVALHTPTEAKLAITGNGQAQKVQVERMVTRVLNLTKMPTPADAADALALAICHALRPAGALQGGEREQHLTAAQRQWAEAAQNSTRRRKNSDRGM; encoded by the coding sequence GTGATCATCCTCGGCGTCGACCCCGGGCTCACGCGCTGCGGGGTCGGCGTGATCGAAGCCGGCGAGCACCGCCGGCTTTCGTTTATTCACGTGGACGTGGTGCGGTCCTCGCCGGACATCACCCAGGATCTGCGTCTTTTGGCCATCTATAACGGCCTGTCCGAGAAGATGGATCGCTTTGCACCCGATGCCGTGTCCATCGAACGTGTGTTCGCCCAGTCGAATCGCAACACTGTGCTCGGTACCGCGCAGGCGGCCGGCCTTGCCATGCTCGCCGCCGCGCAACGCGGCATCCCCGTGGCGCTTCATACCCCGACCGAGGCGAAACTGGCCATCACCGGCAACGGGCAGGCGCAGAAGGTGCAGGTGGAACGCATGGTGACGCGTGTCCTGAACCTTACCAAGATGCCGACGCCCGCCGACGCCGCCGACGCGCTGGCCTTGGCCATATGCCATGCCCTGCGTCCGGCGGGGGCGCTGCAGGGCGGCGAGCGTGAGCAGCATCTGACCGCCGCGCAACGCCAGTGGGCCGAGGCCGCGCAAAACTCCACGCGCCGACGCAAGAACAGCGATCGAGGTATGTAG
- a CDS encoding adenine phosphoribosyltransferase produces the protein MAQSDITIDALDKVGRQDAEYLVSLVRSIPGFPKEGIIFRDFIPVFADPKGLRILLEALEAALPVPASEFDSIAGLESRGFLFGPALAARMGKGFIAVRKAGKLPPETIGESYDLEYGSARVEIETDAVQAGERVLIVDDLIATGGTAKAATDLIDKVGGTVAGYGFVMRLEGLDGIDKLGGKPVSSLMAMPA, from the coding sequence ATGGCACAGTCGGACATCACCATCGACGCATTGGACAAGGTGGGACGGCAGGACGCCGAATATCTGGTGTCGTTGGTGCGTTCCATACCCGGGTTCCCCAAGGAAGGCATCATCTTCCGTGATTTCATTCCGGTGTTCGCCGATCCCAAGGGCCTGAGAATCCTGCTCGAGGCGCTTGAGGCGGCCCTGCCGGTGCCCGCGAGCGAATTCGATTCCATCGCCGGCCTCGAGTCGCGCGGATTCCTGTTCGGCCCGGCTCTGGCCGCCCGCATGGGCAAGGGGTTCATCGCCGTACGCAAGGCCGGCAAGCTGCCGCCCGAGACCATCGGCGAATCCTATGATCTCGAATACGGCTCGGCGCGCGTCGAAATCGAGACGGATGCCGTGCAGGCGGGGGAGCGGGTACTTATCGTCGATGACCTCATCGCCACGGGCGGCACCGCCAAGGCCGCCACCGATCTTATCGACAAGGTGGGAGGCACCGTGGCGGGTTATGGTTTCGTGATGCGGCTCGAAGGCCTCGACGGCATCGACAAGCTTGGCGGCAAGCCCGTCAGCTCGCTGATGGCGATGCCGGCCTGA
- the ruvB gene encoding Holliday junction branch migration DNA helicase RuvB produces MNETTDYGASNTGANEESLRMVSSQPIGNEPASDEELRPHVLGGFIGQPRLKAQLQLFLDAARKRDVPPDHILLAGPPGLGKTTLAMIVANELEVPIRVTSGPAVQHAGDLASILSSLDTGEVLFIDEIHRLPRAAEELLYIAMEDFRVDVMVGKGPGASSIPLTLPRFTVIGATTREGMLPSPLRARFGFTAHLDFYPHDELQKLIERSANVLGVNLGDGSARELALRSRGTPRIANRLLRRVRDWAIVHDLIEVRSDDVKEALALYQIDSEGLDRLDIAVLDAIVRNFNGGPVGLNNLAAMVGEESETVETVCEPYLVREGFLIRTPKGRVATEKAWRHLGITPRDDVSKPF; encoded by the coding sequence ATGAACGAGACGACGGATTACGGCGCCTCCAACACCGGTGCCAACGAGGAGTCGTTACGCATGGTCTCCTCGCAGCCGATCGGCAACGAGCCGGCCAGCGATGAGGAATTGCGCCCGCATGTCCTCGGGGGATTCATCGGCCAGCCCCGGCTCAAAGCCCAGCTGCAGCTGTTCCTCGACGCCGCGCGCAAGCGGGACGTGCCGCCCGATCATATCCTGCTCGCCGGCCCACCCGGTTTGGGCAAGACCACGTTGGCCATGATCGTGGCCAACGAGCTCGAAGTGCCGATTCGCGTCACTTCCGGGCCTGCGGTCCAACACGCCGGCGATCTCGCCTCGATTCTCAGTTCGCTTGATACCGGTGAGGTGTTGTTCATCGACGAGATCCACCGCCTGCCGCGCGCCGCCGAGGAGTTGCTGTACATCGCGATGGAGGATTTCCGCGTCGACGTGATGGTCGGCAAGGGTCCGGGCGCCAGCTCCATTCCGTTGACCCTGCCGCGGTTCACCGTCATCGGCGCCACCACGCGCGAGGGCATGTTGCCGAGTCCGTTGCGCGCACGCTTCGGTTTCACCGCACATCTTGACTTCTACCCGCACGACGAGCTGCAGAAGCTCATCGAACGTTCGGCCAATGTGCTGGGCGTGAATCTTGGCGACGGCTCGGCTCGGGAACTCGCGTTGCGTTCGCGCGGCACGCCGCGCATCGCCAATCGTCTGCTGCGCCGTGTGCGCGATTGGGCGATCGTGCATGACCTGATCGAGGTGCGGTCGGATGACGTCAAGGAGGCCTTGGCCTTATACCAGATCGATTCGGAGGGTCTTGACCGCCTGGACATCGCCGTACTCGACGCCATCGTGCGTAATTTCAATGGTGGGCCCGTGGGACTGAACAACCTTGCGGCCATGGTGGGCGAGGAGTCGGAGACCGTGGAAACCGTATGCGAGCCGTATCTCGTGCGTGAGGGTTTCCTGATCCGCACCCCGAAAGGCCGCGTGGCCACTGAGAAGGCCTGGCGACACCTGGGGATTACGCCAAGGGATGATGTCAGCAAGCCCTTCTAG
- a CDS encoding preprotein translocase subunit YajC translates to MLIVIIVVFGGMMWWQSKKAKQQQQEKQDFRRNLQPGTEVITIGQVIGKVVEVDEQYEEIVIDSEGSKLRFGFNAIAREYIRPAYVSDAEVDENGDPLPDQDAGTPTADESGQTPIEASITSGENDAAEDIDSPAAADGTATK, encoded by the coding sequence ATGCTTATCGTGATCATCGTCGTTTTCGGCGGCATGATGTGGTGGCAGTCCAAGAAGGCCAAGCAGCAGCAGCAGGAGAAACAGGACTTCCGTCGCAACCTGCAGCCCGGCACCGAGGTCATCACCATCGGTCAGGTGATCGGCAAGGTCGTCGAGGTCGATGAGCAGTACGAGGAGATCGTCATCGACTCCGAGGGATCCAAGCTGCGTTTCGGTTTCAACGCCATCGCCCGCGAATACATCCGCCCGGCCTACGTGTCCGATGCCGAGGTCGACGAGAACGGCGATCCGCTTCCCGACCAGGATGCCGGGACCCCGACCGCCGACGAGTCCGGGCAGACCCCGATCGAGGCGTCCATCACGTCCGGAGAGAACGATGCGGCCGAGGACATCGACTCCCCGGCCGCCGCAGACGGGACCGCCACGAAGTAG
- a CDS encoding DUF3017 domain-containing protein, with translation MHNHPYVSEAHEGKPWFEWCVLGVIAVVTLLVAFGYTMAATVILAVTAIITGLVRLILQDKSPWKVRSVAFDSFIGIALGIGLLITYFSFFGLFGNIFFR, from the coding sequence ATGCACAACCATCCCTATGTATCCGAAGCACATGAGGGCAAGCCATGGTTTGAATGGTGCGTACTCGGCGTCATCGCCGTCGTCACACTGCTGGTTGCTTTTGGATATACGATGGCCGCCACGGTCATACTTGCCGTGACGGCCATCATCACCGGGCTTGTTCGCCTGATTCTTCAGGACAAAAGCCCATGGAAAGTGCGCTCAGTGGCGTTCGACTCCTTCATCGGCATCGCCTTGGGAATCGGCCTGCTGATTACCTACTTCAGCTTCTTTGGACTCTTCGGCAACATCTTTTTCCGCTGA
- the sucC gene encoding ADP-forming succinate--CoA ligase subunit beta translates to MDLYEYQARQLLEEQDIPTPSAIFAQNSHEVAEAADAIGYPCVIKAQVKIGHRGQAGGVKIAHNRDEAIVESESILPMTIHGHKVSGVLVAEAKNILHEYYVSISVDRTSRDFDVLATANGGTEVEEIAKEHPESVKRLHIDALGDFDLAAATEMARSIGFYHADVDQAAQILLKMWRVFKDNDATLVEINPLAKIGDPDDESTKQLSALDAKISLDDNAAFRHGGWERFVDSVVPDPFEQRAREHGLHYVHLHGEVGVIGNGAGLVMSSLDAVSGAGEEQGSDVKPANFLDIGGGASAAVMAESLQIVLSDPQVESVFINIYGGITSCVEVANGILDAVAKLGGSKPIVVRFDGNAAAEGLHILASANKPNIHVSETMEDAAAKAAQLAGEAIQSKEVL, encoded by the coding sequence ATGGATCTTTACGAATATCAGGCGCGTCAGCTGCTCGAGGAACAGGACATTCCCACCCCGAGCGCCATCTTCGCCCAGAACTCCCATGAAGTCGCGGAAGCGGCGGACGCAATCGGCTATCCATGCGTGATCAAGGCGCAGGTCAAGATCGGCCATCGCGGTCAGGCTGGCGGCGTCAAGATCGCCCACAACCGCGACGAGGCCATTGTCGAATCCGAGTCCATTCTTCCGATGACCATACACGGCCACAAGGTCTCCGGCGTGCTCGTGGCCGAAGCCAAGAACATCCTGCATGAGTACTATGTGTCCATCTCCGTGGATCGCACCTCGCGCGACTTCGATGTGCTGGCCACCGCCAACGGCGGCACCGAGGTGGAGGAGATCGCCAAGGAGCATCCGGAATCCGTCAAACGCCTGCACATCGACGCGCTCGGCGATTTCGATCTGGCCGCGGCCACCGAGATGGCCCGCAGCATCGGCTTCTACCATGCCGACGTCGATCAGGCCGCGCAGATTCTGCTGAAGATGTGGCGCGTCTTCAAAGACAACGACGCCACACTCGTGGAGATCAACCCTCTGGCCAAGATCGGCGACCCGGACGACGAGTCCACCAAGCAGCTGAGCGCCTTGGACGCCAAGATTTCCCTGGACGACAACGCCGCCTTCCGGCATGGTGGCTGGGAGCGATTCGTGGATTCCGTCGTCCCCGACCCCTTCGAGCAGCGCGCCCGTGAGCACGGACTGCATTACGTGCATCTGCACGGCGAGGTCGGCGTGATCGGCAACGGTGCTGGACTCGTCATGAGTTCCCTGGACGCCGTCTCCGGCGCCGGCGAGGAGCAGGGCAGCGATGTCAAACCCGCCAACTTCCTGGACATCGGCGGCGGCGCCTCCGCCGCGGTCATGGCCGAGAGCCTGCAGATCGTCCTGTCCGACCCGCAGGTCGAATCCGTATTCATCAACATATACGGCGGCATTACTTCCTGCGTGGAGGTCGCCAACGGCATTCTCGACGCCGTCGCCAAGCTCGGCGGTTCCAAACCCATCGTCGTGCGCTTCGACGGCAACGCGGCGGCCGAGGGTCTGCATATCCTCGCCTCCGCGAACAAACCGAATATCCATGTGTCCGAAACCATGGAAGACGCGGCGGCCAAGGCCGCGCAGCTCGCCGGTGAGGCGATTCAGTCCAAGGAGGTTCTCTGA
- a CDS encoding cell division protein PerM, with the protein MLLVVSMEEGADNLTVGTTSLTQAVVLLSEGSGFRTDSFTLTITPLMLTILLIWLINALTMRIKAYGPHAYVAGLVVWLGLNEVFRQSVHLGLVDDQWLVLLKAAIVFSIGFLCAAVPESAKMRAFRDWTRKQVPADIRHCLKIGVALAVAILGIYLAIGLITVIVWAVRNHAAVVSLFGLSGMETGSRILTTVAMLIWLPNVMLWAVSWLFGGGFAIGDLASFTLWLGQSKELPAIPVFGILPEPVSSELWRTVALNAPLAIAALVGLLAVFLPQGFACRPLNIRNASTRGPVLVSLIYSAGSFCLSAMLISLASTLLFALSNGSLGDHRLAHIGVDVMASTRVVGHSTALGFTAAWLLALIGTALVFSIGWLVGRINDSRTTAATPKTVIVRQARSLASQPQESKEEQDDKHEPTDPSGTGLGLS; encoded by the coding sequence ATGTTATTGGTCGTCTCCATGGAAGAGGGCGCCGACAATCTCACCGTCGGCACAACCTCGCTGACACAGGCCGTTGTGCTTCTGAGTGAGGGATCGGGCTTTAGAACCGATTCGTTCACCCTCACCATCACGCCATTGATGTTGACTATACTGCTGATATGGCTGATCAATGCACTCACCATGCGAATCAAAGCATACGGGCCGCATGCGTATGTTGCCGGATTGGTTGTTTGGCTCGGGTTGAACGAGGTATTCCGGCAATCCGTACACCTAGGTCTTGTCGATGACCAGTGGCTTGTGTTGCTGAAAGCAGCCATCGTATTCTCGATCGGTTTCCTATGCGCAGCCGTACCGGAATCAGCCAAGATGCGAGCATTCAGGGACTGGACTCGCAAGCAGGTGCCGGCGGACATACGCCACTGCCTGAAAATCGGCGTCGCCTTGGCCGTCGCGATACTGGGCATATACCTGGCAATTGGATTGATTACCGTCATCGTATGGGCGGTACGCAACCATGCCGCTGTCGTATCGTTGTTCGGATTGTCCGGGATGGAAACCGGTTCACGAATTCTCACCACCGTCGCCATGCTGATCTGGCTACCCAACGTCATGCTCTGGGCTGTTTCCTGGCTCTTCGGCGGCGGATTCGCCATCGGTGATTTGGCCAGTTTCACGTTATGGCTCGGCCAATCCAAAGAGCTTCCTGCAATACCGGTATTCGGTATTCTTCCCGAACCGGTCAGCAGCGAACTATGGCGTACCGTTGCCTTGAACGCGCCTCTCGCCATCGCTGCGCTCGTGGGCCTGCTGGCTGTATTCCTGCCGCAAGGATTCGCCTGCAGACCGTTGAATATACGGAATGCGTCCACCCGCGGCCCAGTACTGGTTTCGCTGATCTACTCCGCTGGGTCATTCTGCCTGAGCGCGATGCTGATCTCACTGGCATCCACATTGCTGTTCGCTCTGTCCAATGGATCGCTTGGCGATCATCGTCTCGCTCACATTGGCGTCGACGTCATGGCCTCCACCAGAGTCGTCGGTCATTCGACCGCATTGGGATTTACCGCGGCATGGCTACTCGCGCTGATTGGCACAGCGCTCGTTTTTTCGATAGGCTGGTTGGTTGGGAGGATCAATGATTCCCGCACCACCGCCGCGACCCCGAAGACCGTCATCGTCCGTCAGGCGCGGTCCCTGGCGTCACAACCACAAGAATCCAAGGAGGAACAGGATGACAAACACGAACCGACCGATCCGTCGGGCACTGGTCTCGGTCTTTCATAA
- the purH gene encoding bifunctional phosphoribosylaminoimidazolecarboxamide formyltransferase/IMP cyclohydrolase, whose protein sequence is MTNTNRPIRRALVSVFHKEGIEVLAEAFVKAGTEVVSTGSTARKLAELGVKVTEVSDVTGFPECLDGRVKTLHPYIHAGILADMTNPEHAKQLDGFGIKPFDLVVVNLYPFADTVRSGANEADTIEKIDIGGPSMVRGAAKNHATVAIVTDPADYALVAERVADGTGFSLDERKWLAAKAFAHTAAYDATINEWTAKHWPKPASLDTAEVDKDDQDTEIDSAKFPARFTRTWDRAHTLRYGENSHQQAALYIDPLNQTGFAHAEQLGGKPMSYNNYVDADAAWRTVWDMAPAIAVAVVKHNNPCGLAIGATVAEAHKKAHACDPMSAYGGVIACNSKVTLEMAESVRPIFTEVIVAPDYEPAALELLQTKKKNLRILKVAEPPKGHEAIRQIDGGLLVQDTDLINAVGDDPDAWKLVAGEAADADTLKDLVFAWRAIRCVKSNAILLAHDQATVGIGMGQVNRVDSCHLAVERANTLADGADRATGAVAASDAFFPFADGAQVLIDAGVKAIVQPGGSIRDEEVIEAANKAGVTMYLTGTRHFFH, encoded by the coding sequence ATGACAAACACGAACCGACCGATCCGTCGGGCACTGGTCTCGGTCTTTCATAAGGAAGGCATCGAAGTACTCGCGGAAGCGTTCGTGAAGGCCGGCACCGAAGTCGTTTCCACCGGTTCGACCGCCAGGAAGCTCGCCGAGCTGGGCGTCAAGGTAACCGAGGTGTCCGATGTCACCGGATTCCCCGAATGCCTCGACGGCCGCGTCAAGACGCTGCATCCGTACATTCACGCCGGCATTCTAGCTGATATGACCAACCCCGAACACGCCAAGCAGCTTGACGGCTTCGGCATCAAGCCGTTTGATCTGGTGGTCGTCAACCTGTACCCATTCGCCGACACCGTTCGCTCCGGTGCCAACGAAGCCGACACCATCGAGAAGATCGATATCGGCGGCCCCTCCATGGTGCGTGGCGCGGCCAAGAACCACGCCACCGTGGCCATCGTCACCGATCCGGCCGATTACGCCTTGGTCGCCGAGCGTGTGGCCGACGGCACCGGCTTCTCCCTCGACGAGCGCAAGTGGCTTGCCGCCAAGGCATTCGCCCACACCGCCGCCTATGACGCCACCATCAACGAATGGACCGCCAAGCACTGGCCGAAGCCGGCTTCACTGGACACCGCCGAAGTGGACAAGGACGATCAGGACACTGAAATCGATTCCGCCAAGTTCCCGGCACGATTCACCCGCACCTGGGACCGCGCCCACACCCTGCGCTACGGCGAGAACTCCCACCAGCAGGCCGCCCTCTACATTGACCCGCTCAACCAGACCGGTTTCGCCCACGCCGAGCAGCTCGGCGGCAAGCCGATGAGCTACAACAACTACGTGGACGCGGACGCCGCCTGGCGCACCGTATGGGATATGGCTCCCGCCATTGCCGTGGCCGTAGTCAAGCACAACAATCCGTGCGGTCTGGCCATTGGCGCGACCGTGGCCGAGGCCCACAAGAAGGCTCACGCCTGCGACCCGATGAGCGCCTACGGCGGTGTGATCGCCTGCAACTCCAAGGTCACTCTTGAGATGGCCGAAAGCGTGCGCCCGATTTTCACCGAAGTCATCGTCGCCCCCGACTATGAGCCGGCCGCGCTCGAACTGCTGCAGACCAAGAAGAAGAACCTGCGCATCCTCAAGGTGGCCGAGCCGCCGAAGGGCCACGAGGCCATCCGCCAGATCGATGGCGGCCTGCTTGTGCAGGACACTGATCTGATCAACGCCGTCGGCGACGATCCGGACGCCTGGAAGCTCGTGGCCGGCGAGGCCGCCGACGCCGACACGCTGAAGGACCTCGTGTTCGCATGGCGTGCAATCCGCTGCGTGAAGTCCAACGCCATCCTGCTGGCCCACGACCAGGCCACGGTTGGCATCGGCATGGGCCAAGTCAACCGCGTGGACTCCTGCCATCTGGCCGTCGAGCGCGCCAACACACTGGCCGATGGTGCCGATCGCGCCACCGGTGCGGTCGCGGCATCCGATGCGTTCTTCCCGTTCGCCGATGGTGCCCAGGTGCTTATCGACGCGGGCGTCAAGGCAATCGTGCAGCCTGGCGGCTCCATCCGCGATGAGGAGGTCATCGAAGCGGCCAATAAGGCCGGCGTGACCATGTACCTCACCGGCACCCGCCACTTCTTCCACTGA